Proteins encoded within one genomic window of Nitrospira sp.:
- a CDS encoding sigma-70 family RNA polymerase sigma factor, whose translation MSRHYHGESDASEARRHLDDEMGASEAGSAPEESERETGRAEGLDTLKSYLREVRRSTLLTFKEEQQLGKRVMAGDERARQQMIESNLRLVISIGKRYMHRGFPFSDIVEEGNLGLIKAVEKFNYKRGFRFSTYASWWIRQYIERAIINQGKLVRLPVHVVERLNRYLNRTEQLVQALGREPRAAEIAIKMKTSEEEVLDLKQLVRTTCSLDSPLNDRTDTFLRDVIEDPTGLSPDETADGVRRRAELIAWVRELPEKEQTVIVSRFGLDGGEAKTLEEIGRTMGLTRERVRQIEMAALARLRHTIERKTMTRADLL comes from the coding sequence ATGAGTCGGCACTATCACGGGGAATCCGACGCGAGCGAGGCGCGAAGACATCTGGATGATGAGATGGGTGCCTCCGAAGCTGGGAGTGCCCCAGAGGAGAGTGAGCGTGAAACCGGTCGGGCCGAGGGCCTTGATACGCTCAAGAGCTATTTGCGCGAAGTTCGTCGATCAACGTTGCTGACGTTTAAGGAAGAGCAGCAACTTGGAAAACGCGTCATGGCCGGAGACGAGCGGGCTCGTCAACAGATGATCGAATCAAACCTACGACTGGTGATCAGCATCGGCAAACGGTATATGCATCGAGGATTTCCTTTTTCCGATATCGTGGAGGAAGGGAACCTTGGGTTGATTAAGGCCGTCGAAAAGTTCAACTACAAGCGTGGATTTCGGTTTAGCACCTATGCGTCTTGGTGGATCAGGCAGTACATTGAACGTGCGATCATCAATCAAGGGAAACTGGTTCGACTCCCTGTCCATGTGGTGGAACGGCTGAATCGCTATTTGAATCGCACGGAGCAACTGGTGCAGGCACTCGGGCGTGAACCGAGAGCTGCAGAAATTGCGATCAAGATGAAGACGTCGGAAGAGGAGGTCTTGGACCTGAAACAGTTGGTCCGCACGACCTGTTCACTCGATAGCCCACTCAATGATCGTACCGATACGTTTCTTCGTGATGTGATCGAAGATCCGACGGGGCTATCCCCCGACGAAACTGCTGATGGGGTTCGGCGCCGAGCGGAACTGATTGCCTGGGTGAGGGAGTTGCCAGAAAAAGAGCAAACTGTTATTGTGTCGAGGTTCGGGCTTGATGGAGGGGAAGCGAAGACATTGGAAGAGATCGGGCGGACCATGGGGTTGACTCGAGAGCGTGTTCGTCAAATCGAAATGGCGGCGCTCGCCCGTCTTCGTCACACCATTGAGCGAAAAACCATGACACGGGCAGATCTGCTCTAG
- a CDS encoding adenine phosphoribosyltransferase encodes MTTVNYQALIREVPDFPKPGILFYDITTLLKHPAAVRSLSDQLTARYQDRGVQKVVGIESRGFIFGGILAARLGAGFVPVRKPGKLPADCYEVKYNLEYGNSSLAVHRDAIELGEHVLIVDDLLATGGTAEATVNLVRQLGGTIVGLDFLVELKSLNGREKLSGYDVHSTITYP; translated from the coding sequence GTGACCACCGTCAACTATCAAGCACTGATCCGCGAAGTGCCGGACTTTCCAAAGCCCGGTATTCTCTTCTATGACATCACCACATTGCTGAAACATCCTGCAGCCGTTCGAAGTCTGTCCGACCAATTGACGGCGCGATACCAGGATCGAGGGGTTCAGAAAGTCGTCGGCATCGAGTCTCGGGGGTTTATCTTCGGCGGCATTCTGGCGGCGAGGCTTGGAGCTGGATTCGTCCCGGTTCGTAAACCCGGGAAACTTCCTGCTGATTGCTATGAGGTCAAGTATAACCTTGAGTATGGCAACAGCAGCCTCGCGGTGCACCGTGATGCGATCGAGCTCGGAGAGCATGTGTTGATTGTTGATGATCTTCTTGCAACTGGGGGAACGGCGGAAGCGACAGTGAATCTCGTTCGGCAGCTGGGGGGAACTATCGTCGGACTGGATTTCTTGGTTGAGTTAAAGAGCCTGAACGGACGTGAAAAACTCAGCGGGTACGACGTTCATTCGACCATCACGTATCCTTAG
- a CDS encoding TraR/DksA family transcriptional regulator, with the protein MVTKGQIKKKGELKPKSVEPIAKKLQPATVSMPATAKPSVEVDEGPVRPKETAKEREAREQRQEVLHKMLLGKRQEIIKEIEESLGQSLTEDQQRRLESARDVGDQALMDLERELGISLMEMRNRRRQSIDEALTRLHEGTYGICAECGVEISERRLQAVPFAKLCVECQSRAELLEKIEREEDRD; encoded by the coding sequence ATGGTGACGAAGGGGCAGATAAAGAAGAAGGGTGAGTTGAAACCGAAGTCGGTTGAACCCATTGCCAAGAAACTTCAACCCGCGACGGTCAGCATGCCAGCTACAGCGAAACCATCGGTCGAAGTTGACGAAGGACCTGTGCGTCCGAAAGAAACCGCAAAAGAGCGAGAAGCACGGGAACAGCGACAGGAAGTACTTCATAAAATGCTTCTTGGTAAGCGCCAAGAAATTATTAAGGAGATTGAAGAGAGTCTGGGGCAATCACTGACCGAAGATCAGCAACGACGCCTGGAGTCCGCGCGGGATGTTGGAGACCAAGCCCTCATGGATCTGGAGCGTGAACTGGGTATTTCTCTGATGGAGATGCGTAATCGCCGTCGGCAGTCGATTGATGAAGCTCTCACGCGTCTGCACGAGGGAACCTATGGAATTTGTGCGGAGTGTGGAGTTGAGATCAGCGAGCGGCGGCTTCAAGCGGTGCCTTTTGCCAAGCTGTGTGTTGAGTGCCAATCACGTGCTGAGTTACTGGAGAAAATCGAACGGGAAGAAGATCGCGACTAG
- the queC gene encoding 7-cyano-7-deazaguanine synthase QueC — MSGRLLKRAIVLASGGLDSTVTAAVARQEGYELYLLTLAYQQRHAVEIERAKHVASALKAEHHQVVAVDLHSIGGSALTGDVPVPKDRRDAECSEDVPVTYVPGRNLIFLSIAAAQAEVVGASVIYFGANVVDYSGYPDCRPEFIKAVEETLRLGSKVGMLGGRFEIRAPLLHMSKAEIIRLGLALRAPLHLTHSCYDPTDAIACGRCDSCLIRRRGFAEVGVVDPIPYAIS, encoded by the coding sequence ATGAGTGGGCGGCTTCTCAAACGAGCTATCGTGCTTGCCAGTGGTGGTTTGGATTCTACCGTCACGGCAGCTGTTGCCCGACAAGAGGGTTATGAGTTGTATCTCTTGACCCTTGCCTACCAACAACGGCATGCCGTGGAAATTGAACGGGCGAAGCATGTAGCGAGTGCGTTGAAGGCAGAGCATCACCAAGTGGTAGCTGTTGATCTCCACTCAATCGGAGGGTCAGCGCTCACCGGGGATGTTCCGGTTCCGAAAGATCGGCGGGACGCTGAATGCAGCGAAGATGTGCCAGTGACCTATGTGCCCGGCAGAAATTTAATTTTTCTCTCCATCGCAGCTGCTCAGGCGGAAGTCGTGGGGGCCTCAGTGATCTATTTCGGCGCCAATGTGGTGGACTACTCAGGCTACCCTGACTGCCGTCCAGAGTTCATCAAGGCGGTGGAAGAGACGTTGCGACTCGGAAGCAAGGTGGGCATGCTGGGAGGACGTTTTGAAATTCGGGCGCCGCTTCTGCACATGAGCAAGGCGGAGATTATACGTCTTGGCCTGGCTCTCCGTGCACCACTTCACCTCACGCACAGTTGCTATGATCCCACAGATGCGATCGCTTGCGGACGGTGTGACAGCTGTCTCATTCGTCGGCGAGGGTTTGCGGAGGTGGGAGTTGTAGATCCGATTCCCTATGCGATATCTTGA
- a CDS encoding cytochrome c: MRLSQIMLLGSVVLILGVAPACSQSGVEPKTPGTASTAPVEFQVGEQKFTTHCSRCHGVGGVGTTQGPPFLHKVYEPNHHGDVAFQRAAANGVKAHHWQFGDMPKIDAVKPEDVDDIVKYIRWLQKQAGIF; the protein is encoded by the coding sequence ATGAGGTTGTCACAAATCATGTTGCTCGGTTCAGTGGTGTTGATACTCGGAGTTGCTCCGGCGTGCAGCCAGAGTGGAGTGGAGCCAAAGACACCGGGAACTGCCTCCACAGCTCCAGTCGAGTTCCAGGTGGGAGAGCAGAAGTTCACGACACACTGTTCCCGATGCCACGGAGTTGGTGGAGTGGGAACAACCCAAGGTCCGCCATTTCTACACAAAGTTTATGAGCCAAACCATCACGGCGATGTGGCTTTTCAGCGGGCGGCAGCCAATGGGGTTAAGGCCCATCATTGGCAGTTTGGCGATATGCCGAAGATTGATGCCGTCAAGCCTGAGGATGTGGACGATATCGTGAAATATATTCGTTGGCTGCAGAAACAAGCCGGCATTTTCTAA
- a CDS encoding sel1 repeat family protein, giving the protein MVSELLKRAQGGEADAQNQLGIHYSESQGLTQNYQEAKYWFKKAADQGHAGAQVNLGTLYSLGQGAPFSDPMALFWFQKAAEQRNALAFAKLGMMYERGRGVPQNLVEAHMWYSLSAAYGEKRAAESRSTLAKHMTVEQIAEADARAKKWTPLRR; this is encoded by the coding sequence ATGGTTAGTGAGCTGCTGAAGCGCGCACAAGGGGGAGAAGCTGACGCCCAAAACCAGCTGGGCATCCACTACAGTGAAAGCCAAGGGTTGACACAAAACTATCAAGAAGCAAAGTATTGGTTTAAAAAAGCAGCAGATCAAGGCCATGCAGGCGCACAGGTGAACCTTGGCACGCTCTACTCTTTAGGGCAGGGCGCTCCGTTCAGCGACCCGATGGCATTGTTTTGGTTTCAGAAAGCGGCGGAGCAGCGCAATGCGTTGGCCTTTGCTAAACTCGGTATGATGTATGAACGAGGCCGCGGTGTCCCACAAAATCTGGTTGAAGCACATATGTGGTACAGCCTCTCCGCCGCCTACGGCGAAAAACGAGCCGCAGAATCCCGCAGTACCTTAGCCAAACACATGACAGTCGAGCAAATTGCTGAAGCCGACGCACGAGCCAAGAAGTGGACGCCTCTTCGTCGATAA
- a CDS encoding sel1 repeat family protein, which yields MTTGLRYILAITIIGSLPGCIDPPKSPYVDVHDTVSQLDESQSAAEQGSAEDQYNLGIRYENARPADHREAVRWYRMAATQRHAGAFYRLCVLSDIGRGMPQDYQEALRWCRLAADQGHGPAMFLIATHYEQARGVPKDLVQAYHWYNLAAANGHEAGAKWRNRLGHDMTPAQIAQAQFLTRNWKPKGQEQTQEQ from the coding sequence ATGACCACCGGCTTGCGCTATATCCTCGCCATCACCATCATCGGAAGTCTCCCGGGATGCATCGATCCACCCAAATCCCCCTATGTCGACGTGCACGATACCGTGTCACAACTCGATGAGTCTCAGTCGGCCGCAGAACAAGGGAGCGCTGAGGACCAATACAACCTTGGCATACGATACGAGAACGCACGTCCGGCAGACCATCGAGAAGCCGTGCGGTGGTATCGCATGGCAGCGACTCAGCGTCATGCGGGAGCGTTCTATCGGCTTTGCGTACTGTCAGACATCGGGCGGGGAATGCCGCAAGATTATCAGGAGGCACTCCGGTGGTGCCGTCTGGCGGCGGACCAAGGACATGGGCCTGCGATGTTTCTCATCGCCACCCACTATGAGCAAGCACGAGGCGTCCCGAAAGACCTTGTGCAGGCCTATCACTGGTATAACCTCGCAGCAGCCAATGGCCATGAAGCCGGCGCCAAATGGCGGAATCGATTAGGACACGACATGACACCGGCCCAGATTGCTCAAGCGCAATTTCTTACTCGGAATTGGAAACCGAAAGGGCAAGAACAGACTCAAGAACAATAG